The Phormidium yuhuli AB48 DNA window ATGCGATCGCCGCTGCTATTGCCTTTTATACCTGTTTACCCATTCCCGTAACTTGGACGTTGGAGTTTGAAGGCATCGCGAAACTCGCCCCATTCGTGGGAATTTTCTTAGGTGGACTGCTGGGCCTGGTGGATTGGGGCTTCGGGGCATTGGGAATGCCTGTATTAACACGCAGTGCCTTAATTGTGGGCTTGGCGATCGCCCTGACGGGGGGCTTACATCTAGATGGGGCCATTGATACGGCCGATGGTTTGGCGGTTCCAGACCCTCAGAAGCGTTTAGCCGCCATGCAAGATAGTTTGGTAGGGGCGTTTGGAACCATGGCAGCGGTGATGGTTCTATTACTGAAAACCGTGGCCCTTTCGGAATTAGTGGGCGATCGCGCCCTGGTCCTCATGGCGGTCGCGGGTTGGGGCCGCTGGGGACAGGTGGTGGCCATTGTTCGTTATCCCTATCTTAAAGCCAGTGGCAAGGGGGCCATTCATAAAGCCTCCATCGAGTCAGCGGTGGCCCTGATTCCCGGGGCGATCGCCCTATTGGGGTTAAGTCTCCTGCAACTTTGGCTGGGGGGCGATCGCTGGCTGGTGGGAGTGGGAATGGCCTTTGGCGGGAGTGCGATCGCCATTCTCACCCCAGCTTGGTTCAATCGTCAGCTTGGAGGACATACCGGAGACACCTATGGGGCGGTGGTGGAATGGACAGAAGCCCTCCTCCTCTGTTTACTCACCGCCTTAGCCGCCGCCAGTTCACCTTGACGATGAGGTATCCCCCGATGATTTGGCCGTCGTGACCAACCGTTCAACCGTCTCTAATACGGTATCCGGGTCCACCGGCTTGGAGAGAAAGCCCGAAGCCTTGACCAATTTGGCCCGCACGCGATCGATCAACCCATCCTGACTGGTTAAAAAGACCACGGGCGTATCTTTCAACTGTTCCACCCGGTGAATCTGGGCGCAGACTTCATAACCATTCACCACGGGCATAATTAAGTCCAAGAAAATCAACGCAGGTTTGCGGGCAATCAACTCAGGAATCGCCTGTAAGGGGTCGAGAATGAAAAAACTACTATACCCCCCATCCTGGAGAACCCGTTCCAACAGCTCACAATTTTGCAAACTATCATCAATACAAGCAATCAACGGTGCTTCGGGCGTTGGCTTTTGGGCAAGATCAGTTTTCTTTAACTCTGTCGTGACCGATCCTCTCGAATGCTGAGTGGGCGTCAATGTTCCATTGAGATCCGGAACCCGCACCAACTCCAAAGCTCCTTTTTGGATCCGAGGCATTAAGGACTCGGTCAACTCAATCAGATCCTTTTTAATAATCACTGATAAATCGCGCAAGGTGTTATGGGAGTTGACCAACAGGCTCAGTCGTCGATAAACTTTGTCCGATAACGATGATTTTAATAAGCTGTTATTGGCAATTACCGGAGCAAGATTGGGAGAATGGGCGGCAAAATCAGCTTCACACCACTGTTGCCACTGTTTTTCAGCATAGTTCAGAAGCGCTTCCCCTTTGAGAACAACTCGCGGTTTTTGCCGACGGGTTCCCTCACAGAGTTTTCCGACCAACACCTCACCCTGAGATTTTTGCAAAACATCAAATAAAACTTCAACAATACAATCAACAACTACTTTTTGGAATTGCTGACGGTTGAGTTGCTGCTGATCCTGAAAGTTGCAGAGGATGTCATATTCCCAAAAGGGATCGTTGTTGGGGTTAGGGAACTTGAGACCGCTCAAATCTAAACCGGGACAGGTCCGGGCGATCGCCCGTCGCCAACGTCGTAGGGGATGAACCCCTCCCGATGCCCAAATCACGCGACCCATGTAATAATGAAGGCGCCAGTCTTCATTGGGGACAGAGGCAGAATAGATCGTCAACTGTCCGCTAAACTGGTCTTGGACACAGTAGAGAATGGCACTAATCGCATCAAGGTCTGACATTGCGCTGATGGGGGGCTGAGGTTGATTCACGGTTTAATAGATTCACAAGGTACAAGGTACTTTAATAGAGACGGAAAGCAAACTGGGGGACAAGACTTACGTTGGAAACCAATCAACAGAGATCTGGTGCTAGCTTATCATTGTAAATAAATCTAAATCTCCCTGTGTTCAAGAAACTTCAGACTAGACCCGACCTATGAACTGGTGGCACACCTTTAAACAAAACCCGCTGTCTCGCCTTGGCGCCAGCATTTTGATTCTCTTCTATATCCTGGTCATTGGAGCGGGTTTTTTTGCCCCCTATGACCCCATCAATGATATTCAGCGAGAGGGCTCTCTCCTGCCTCCAACACCAATTCACTGGCATGACGAAGCCGGAGAATTCATCGGCCCTCATGTCTATCCCGTCCAACAAGGGGCCACTGACCTAGAAACGGGGAAACGGGAACTGATCGTAGACCGCTCTCAACCCTCTCCCATCCGTTTATTCGTTTCAGGTTCATCCTATCGACTCTTGGGATTGATCCCAGCTAACATCCATTTATTTGGCACAGTCGGCCCGGGTCAGTTAAACCTTCTGGGAACTGACGAACAGGGACGCGATCAACTCAGTCGCCTCATTTTTGGGGGACAGGTGAGCTTATTTATCGGCTTAGTGGGCATTTGTATCTCCTTCCCCATTGGGATGCTAGTGGGGGGTATATCGGGGTATGTAGGGGGCGCTGTAGATACCGTGATCATGCGGCTGACTGAGGTGCTGATGACCATTCCTGGTCTGTACCTGTTGATTGCCTTAGCCGCCATTCTCCCCTCAGGTTTGAGTAGCGCCCAGCGATTCTTACTGATTGTCACCATCATATCCTTTATTAGCTGGGCTGGTTTGGCGCGGGTGATTCGGGGACAGGTCTTGTCTATTAAAGAACAGGAGTTTGTTCAGGCGGCCCGGGCCATGGGGGCTAAGCCGCTCTATATCATCGTTCGCCATGTCTTGCCGCAAACGGCCACCTATTTGATTATTTCGGCCACCCTTTCCATTCCCGGCTTCATTGTGGCCGAGTCGGTGTTGAGTCTGATTGGTTTAGGGATTCAACAACCAGACCCCTCTTGGGGTAATTTGCTCGCTAATGGGACTAATGCTTCAATTTTGGTCTTTCAACCTTGGCTGATTTGGCCACCGGCACTATTGGTGGTGTTGACGGTGTTGTCCTTTAATTTGATTGGGGATGGTTTACGGGATGCGTTAGACCCTCGGAGTTTGCGGTAGGGGAGAAGGGAAGAGGCAATAGGCAATAGGCAATAGGGATGATTGGGATGGGGGTTAGGTGAGGGAACGGACGAGTTGCCAGCAGGCGCGATCGCGACCTTCGGATTTTGCCCGGTAGAGGGCGAGATCGGCCGCTTCGATTAAGGCGGCGGGTCTTAAACCGGCCAGGGGGGTGAGACTGGAGACGCCTAAACTGATGGTGACGGAGGTGGGTTCTCCCTCAGCTTCGGGATAGAGGATGATTTGTCGGATGGCATCTCGCAGACGACGGGCCACTCGAATTGACCCCGCTGCTTCCGTTTGCGGTAGGATGATGGCGAATTCCTCTCCCCCATAGCGGGCCACCAGGTCATCGGGATATTGCACTAAACTTCGCAGGGTTTGGGCCACTTTTTGCAGACAGACATCGCCGGCTTGATGACCATAGGTATCGTTAAACAGCTTGAAGCGATCGACATCTCCTAAAATCAACGACAGGGGCTGCTGGTGTTTGAGGCAATAGTCCCAGGTTTCCTGGAGATACTCGTCAAAGCGGCGACGATTGGCAACTTGGGTGAGTCCGTCAAGGTTGGCCTGTTGTTGTAGTTCCACGTTGGAGGCTTTTAAAGCCAGTTCCATCTGTTTACGGGCTGTGATGTCTCGGAAGGTTAAGGTGACCCCATCGTCGAGTTTTATGGCGATCGCCTGAAACCAACCACAAAGGGTATCGGATTGGTAGCAGAGTTCCCGGTTGAGAATCTTTCCTGTTTCTACCACCCGCACAAGATCATCAAATAGCCCCACATCGGCATATTGAGGCATAAATTTGAGGAGTCGTTGACCGATAATGACATCAGGGGTTGCCTCGGCGGCTTTGGCAGCGACTGCATTGGCTAGCAACCATTCAAAATCAATGATATGACCCTCGTTGTCTCGGATCGCGTGTAGGGCAGAGACACAGTCGAGGGTGCTATTGAGGACTGAGGCTAGGAGCGATCGCGATGTCTTGAGATTGATTTCCGTGAGTTCTCGTTCTTGAATTTCTAGTTCTAGTTGAGCTTTTTGACGCCGCACTAACAGTTGATGTTCAACCCGGGCGATAACTTCTTCAGCTTGAAAGGGTTTGGTCACATAATCCGCCCCCCCAACCTGAAAGGCCGCCACTTTTTCGTCGGTGGTTTCCAGAACACTGATGAAAATAACGGGAATTTCAGCGGTGTCCGGGTTAGTTTTCAACCACCGACACACCTCATACCCATCTAAATCAGGCATTCGGATATCCAACAAAATTAAATCTGGCTGCATCAGCGTGGCGGATTTAATGGCCACTTCTCCCGTTCGACAAACCTGCACATTATAACCCCGCGCTGAGAGCATTTGCCGCAGCAGCGTCAGGTTAGCAGGAGTATCATCCACAACTAGAATTTCTCCAGTGAGGGAGGATGAGTTAGCAGGGGATGTCATAGGGGTTAGTTATCGGCAATAGGCAGATGAGGCAAACAGCAAACTCCACAACGGGGATGCCATGGCACCCTTAATTTTCTAGGAGGGTTTGAGCGGTATTCAGGGCCTGACGAACTTGCTCAAAGCCCGTTCCTCCGTAACTGTTACGGGCAGAAATAACTTGTTTGGGGGCGATCGCCTGGTAAATGTCTGCTTCAAACTGGGGATGTAGGTCTTGCCACTCCTCTAAAGTTAAATCCTTCAGCAACTTTCCGGCGGCGAGTGACGTTCGCACCACCTTACCAACTAAATTATAAGCTTCCCGGAAGGGAACTCCTTTGGCAGCAAGGTAATCGGCCACATCGGTAGCATTGGAGAAATCTTCCGCAACGGCAGTTTGAAGCCGCTCTGTGCGAAATTCTAAACCACTGTCAAATAAGACGGTCATGGACTGTAAACAACCCTGAACAGTCTTCACCGTATCGAATAGGGCTTCTTTGTCTTCCTGCAAGTCCTTATTATAGGCAAGGGGTAGAGCTTTCATCAACACTAATAGTCCTTGAAGATGCCCAAACACACGCCCAGTTTTGCCTCGGACTAATTCAGGAACATCCGGGTTCTTTTTCTGGGGCATAATACTTGAGCCTGTTGAGCAGTTATCCTTGAGTTGGATAAAGTTAAACTCCTGGGACGCCCAAAGAATGACCTCTTCTGAGAGACGACTCAGATGCACCATAATCAAGCTGGCGGCATTGACAAATTCAATGGCAAAGTCGCGATCGCTCACCCCATCGAGACTGTTGCGATAGGGCTGCTTAAATCCTAGCAGTTCAGCCGTATAATGGCGGTCAATGGGAAACGTTGTGCCAGCTAGGGCCCCACTTCCCAAAGGAGAAATATTCACCCGTTCATATACCTCTCCCAATCGTTCCCAGTCCCGTTGAAACATCTCGAAATAGGCTAATAGATGATGGGCCAAACTCAGCGGCTGGGCACGCTGAAGGTGGGTATAGCCAGGAATAGGTGTCTCCACATTTTGTTCAGCTAACCTGAGTAAAGCTCGCTGAAATTGCCGAACGTTTTGGCGAATAGTTTGGATTTTATCACGCAAATAGAGGCGGGTATCGGTTCCCACTTGGTCATTGCGCGATCGCGCCGTGTGCAGTTTTTTTCCGGCATCTCCCACTAACTCAGTTAGTCGCCGCTCTACCGCAAAGTGAACATCCTCGGCATCAACTCCAGGGTTAAATGTCCCTTGACGATATTCTTGACGAATCTGCTCTAATCCCGAAACGAGAGTCTCTGCTTCTTCAGGGGAAATAATCCCCACTTTTGCCAACATTTTGGCATGAGCAACAGACCCTGTTAAATCATATTCAATGAGTTCAATGTCAAAGCCAATACTCGCGTTAAACTCGGCCACAATGGGGTCGAGGGCAGATTCAAACCGTTGACTCCAAGTTTTAGGCTGGTTCATGGTAAAAAAAGGGAAGAGGTTAAGAGGGAAGAGGCAAAAGGGGGGGGGGATGGGCGACGAAGAATGGGGTTAACGTTTTTGTAGGACAACGAGGGTCATGTCATCGTCATTAGACTTGTGGGGACCGATGAAGTCCCAAACGGCATCAAACATGGCATTTAGAATATCGTTGGGATCAGCTTGGCGGCTACAAGCGGTTTTGAAGGCCTCGATGAGGTTTTCTTCATCGAAGCGATCGCCCTTGGGATTGGAAGCTTCAGTGAAACCGTCTGTATAGTACAGGATTGTATCGCCCGCTTCTAGGATGACACTATCTTCTTCGTATTCAGTTTCCGCATCGAGTCCCACCAGCATCCCCCAGGTATCGAGGCGGAGAATTTCCCGGCGTTGGGCTTTCCAGAGGAGGGGAGGAGTGTGGGCGGCGTTGCTGTAGGCCAGTTGACGGGTTTCAGGATTATATTCTGAGTAGAATAATGTTACGAAACGATGAGAATTTTCTAGATCAGCATACATGGCCCGGTTGAGATGCTTGAGAATCCGAGCGGGGGAATGCTGATTGAGAGCTTCTGAGCGTAACATTCCCCGAGTTAGGGTCATAATCAACCCCGCCGGAACCCCTTTCCCCATGACATCACCAATAGCGATGCCCCAACGGCCGTGTTCGCTATGAATTGGCTCCTCTGGGGCGGGTTTGGCGTCGAAACCACGCGATCGCACTAAGTCATGGGTGGTGGGGATGAAGTCGTAATAATCGCCCCCGACACGATTAGCCGTTTGACAGCGGGCCGCTAGCTGAATCCCGTCAATACGCGGACATTGACTCGGGAGGAGTCGTAACTGAATCTCAGCTCCAATTTCTAACTCGCGATCGAGCCGTTGTTTTTGTCGCAGTTCCGCCGCCAGTTCATCATTGACAATGGCCACAGCCGTTTGATCCGCGACGAGTTGCACGAGCTTGCGCCGAGCTTCGTTCCAGGTATATTGAGGATCATAGCTAAACACGTATAGCCGCCCCCGCTCCTCATTACGAATGGAAATGGGAGTTCCGTAGAGTTGGATTCCTTGGCCAAGATAGTCGGCGATGCGGCGATCGATATCCTGAGAAATAGGCAGGGGATGAGAATCATCACGAATTACCGCATCAATGGCTTTACGAAGATTGACGCAGGATTGGCCCTCTTGACAGTGGAGTCGTTGTAATCGGACTTGTCCATCGGGTTTAAATAAGACTAAGGAGCCACCCTCCGCATCGGTGACACGGCTGGCGACGAGGGGAATCAGTTCTAAAAACTGATTCAGGTTATTAAAGCTACGCAGGGCAAACCCGAGGGAACTTAGTAAATCCTGGGTTTTGTTTTGTTCACGGTGTAACCGAGCTACCAAGGCTTTGAGGGCAAACACAGGAGTCGGTTCCGGCATGGGTGAACTATTGGGGCGATCGGGTTGTATGGGAACAGACACAACGGGTATAAAATCCAAGTCAATTCGCTTCAGTGACATCGAAGTCGGACGATGCAACTCATGGTTCTAAGGGGTAGAAGGTGGGACGCGCCTGAAGGTTAGGGTTAGTATCGCAGAAGTCTACGGTGTTTGGGGGAAATTGGCAACAGATTAGGATAACTTTAGACAGGGGGGGAAGAAGGGTAGGGTGTGTTCCGGCTGGCAAGGGTTGTTGGCTTTGGGCGTTCGATTTGAACTTGCCGGAACGCACCGCTCGCTGGGGGAACACACCCTGGCCCCTGCGGGGAGAACCCACCCCGCCCTGACGGGCACCCCTCCCGAGAGGGGAGAACCCACCCCGCCCTGACGGGCACCCCTCCCGAGAGGGGAGAACCCACCCCGCCCTGACGGGCACCCCTCCCGAGAGGGGAGAACCCACCCCGCCCTGACGGGCACCCCTCCCGAGAGGGGAGAGAGTTGAGTATTGAGTTTTGACTATCTATTATGTCTGTAACCGTGAATTGTGAGATGGTTGCGTTTATTGGGGAAGAAGTAGATGTGGGGTATGATGCCGCTAGGGTGGTGATTTTGCCAGTTCCTTATGAGGCGACGACGACGTACCGCCAAGGCTGTCAGGATGGGCCGGCAGCTTTGCTCAATGCCTCGGATCAGTTGGAATACTATGATGTGGAATTACAACGGGAGGTCTGTTTTGAGGTGGGGATTCATACCCATGCTCCCATTGCTGATACCCGAAGGGCCCGGTGACCGCTGAACAGATGTTACAGGATACTCAAACTACTGTGGCAGAGATGGTAGCGGCGGGTAAGTTTGTTTTGGCGCTTGGGGGAGAGCATAGTATTACGGCAGGTCTTGTTGCTGGCTATCGTCAGGTGTATGGAGATGAACCCTTTACTGTGGTTCAAATTGATGCCCATGGGGATTTACGGGATGTCTATGAGGGATCAAAATACAATCATGCCTGTGTGATGCACCGTATTTTGGAGATGGGCCTACCTTCACTGCCGGTGGGGATTCAGAAGTATGTGTCGTCAGGAAGCCGAGTTGATTCGACAACGGCAGATTCCCGTGATTTGGGACCATGAGATTGTGGGTGATCCCCAGTGGTGCGATCGCGCTCTCGGGGCCATCACCACAGAGAAGGTATTTCTGACGGTAGATCTCGATGGACTCGATAGCAGTGTACTGCCGGGAGTGGGAACCCCTCAACCGGGCGGGTTAAACTGGCATCAGTTGACCGGCTTTCTGCGGCGTCTGAGCCAGCAACATCAACTCATTGGTGCTGATGTTGTTGAGCTTTGCCCGATTCCCAATAGCGTGGTCTCAGAGTTTACGGCAGCCAAGTTGACCTACAAAATCCTGGGATATTATGCTGATGGGGCTGAGTTTTAATCTGGGTTGACCCGCCTGGCTCAAGAATCCCCCAACTGGATAAGTCCGAAAATGAGGATGACCAATAGTGATGAATGGTACAGTGATAGGCGCTTACGCCCCTGATTTTGAGTTACCTGGTACGAATGGAACAGTGCATCATTTGGCGCGGTATTTGGATGATTATCGTGCGGTGGTGGTGGTGTTTTTTGCCAATGGCTGTCCCCATTCTCAAACCTATGTTGACCGCCTCAAGGTCCTGCAACAGGACGTTCGCGATCGCCAAGTGAAGTTGGTGGCCATTAACCCCAACGCCTCAGAAAGCTTTGAATCAATGAAAAGTCTGGCCCGCGAGGCTGCGTTGAATTTTCCCTATTTGCGGGATGTGACTCAGGATGTGGCCCAATGTTTCGGGGCTCAGGTCACTCCAGAGGTATTTTTAATTGACAAAAGTGGGCTATTATGCTACAGGGGCAGAATTGATGACTGTGTGGAATCAGAAGCCGGGGTAAAGCAGCCGTATTTACAGGAGGCGATCGAGGCGTTACTCAGCGATCGCCCCATCACCCCCAGCCAAACCGAAGCCGAAGGCTGTCCCATCATCTGGCGCAGCAGCAGCCCCTAACCCCAAAATCCCTGCCCATCTCCCCTCTCGGGAGGGGTGCCCGTCAGGGCGGGGTGGGTTCTCCCCTCTCGGGAGGGGTGCCCGTCAGGGCGGGGTGGGTTCTCCCTCTCGGGAGGGGTGCCCGTCAGGGCGGGTGGGTTCTCCCCTCTCGGGAGGGGTGCCCGTCAGGGCGGGGTGGGTTCTCCCCTCTCGGGAGGGGTGCCCGTCAGGGCGGGGTGGGTTCTCCCCTCTCGGGAGGGGTGCCCGTCAGGGCGGGGTGGGTTCTCCCCCCTCTTGCCTCTTGCCTCTTGCCTCTTGCCTCTTGCCTTCTTCCCCCTTAGCGCCAGAGCAAAAGCCTGTTATAGTTGGAGGCGGTTTACGGAGGGGACTGGATCTAAAACCTATGGCAAAAGCATACCAACGGATTTTACTCAAGCTCAGTGGTGAAGCCCTGATGGGTAACCTCGGCTATGGCATAGACCCCGCCGTGGTTCAAGAGATTGCTCAAGAGGTCGCCGATGTGGTTGCCTCAGGAACCCAGGTGGCGATCGTGGTTGGAGGAGGTAACATCTTTCGTGGCGTCAAAGCCTCCTCCGCCGGTATGGATCGGGCCAATGCTGATTACATTGGCATGATTGCCACCGTTATGAATGCGATGACCCTACAGGATGCCCTAGAACAGATTGGGGTAGCCACTCGGGTGCAGACTGCGATCGCCATGCAGGAGGTGGCAGAACCCTATATCCGTCGCCGAGCGATGCGACATTTGGAAAAAGGACGAGTGGTGGTCTTTGGTGCGGGTTCTGGGAACCCGTTTTTTACGACAGATACTACCGCTGCCCTGCGGGCCGCTGAGATTGATGCGGAAGTCATCTTCAAAGCCACGAAGGTAGATGGGGTGTATGACCGCGATCCCACCGGCGATGCCGATGCCCACCTCTATAAGAGTTTGACCTATAGCCATGTCCTCACTCACGACCTGCGGG harbors:
- a CDS encoding response regulator, translated to MSDLDAISAILYCVQDQFSGQLTIYSASVPNEDWRLHYYMGRVIWASGGVHPLRRWRRAIARTCPGLDLSGLKFPNPNNDPFWEYDILCNFQDQQQLNRQQFQKVVVDCIVEVLFDVLQKSQGEVLVGKLCEGTRRQKPRVVLKGEALLNYAEKQWQQWCEADFAAHSPNLAPVIANNSLLKSSLSDKVYRRLSLLVNSHNTLRDLSVIIKKDLIELTESLMPRIQKGALELVRVPDLNGTLTPTQHSRGSVTTELKKTDLAQKPTPEAPLIACIDDSLQNCELLERVLQDGGYSSFFILDPLQAIPELIARKPALIFLDLIMPVVNGYEVCAQIHRVEQLKDTPVVFLTSQDGLIDRVRAKLVKASGFLSKPVDPDTVLETVERLVTTAKSSGDTSSSR
- a CDS encoding ABC transporter permease, which encodes MNWWHTFKQNPLSRLGASILILFYILVIGAGFFAPYDPINDIQREGSLLPPTPIHWHDEAGEFIGPHVYPVQQGATDLETGKRELIVDRSQPSPIRLFVSGSSYRLLGLIPANIHLFGTVGPGQLNLLGTDEQGRDQLSRLIFGGQVSLFIGLVGICISFPIGMLVGGISGYVGGAVDTVIMRLTEVLMTIPGLYLLIALAAILPSGLSSAQRFLLIVTIISFISWAGLARVIRGQVLSIKEQEFVQAARAMGAKPLYIIVRHVLPQTATYLIISATLSIPGFIVAESVLSLIGLGIQQPDPSWGNLLANGTNASILVFQPWLIWPPALLVVLTVLSFNLIGDGLRDALDPRSLR
- the pyrH gene encoding UMP kinase, which gives rise to MAKAYQRILLKLSGEALMGNLGYGIDPAVVQEIAQEVADVVASGTQVAIVVGGGNIFRGVKASSAGMDRANADYIGMIATVMNAMTLQDALEQIGVATRVQTAIAMQEVAEPYIRRRAMRHLEKGRVVVFGAGSGNPFFTTDTTAALRAAEIDAEVIFKATKVDGVYDRDPTGDADAHLYKSLTYSHVLTHDLRVMDSTAIALCKENNIPIIVFNLSERGNISRAVAGEPVGTIVGGSCDVT
- a CDS encoding arginase family protein, yielding MCRQEAELIRQRQIPVIWDHEIVGDPQWCDRALGAITTEKVFLTVDLDGLDSSVLPGVGTPQPGGLNWHQLTGFLRRLSQQHQLIGADVVELCPIPNSVVSEFTAAKLTYKILGYYADGAEF
- a CDS encoding PP2C family protein-serine/threonine phosphatase; translation: MPVVSVPIQPDRPNSSPMPEPTPVFALKALVARLHREQNKTQDLLSSLGFALRSFNNLNQFLELIPLVASRVTDAEGGSLVLFKPDGQVRLQRLHCQEGQSCVNLRKAIDAVIRDDSHPLPISQDIDRRIADYLGQGIQLYGTPISIRNEERGRLYVFSYDPQYTWNEARRKLVQLVADQTAVAIVNDELAAELRQKQRLDRELEIGAEIQLRLLPSQCPRIDGIQLAARCQTANRVGGDYYDFIPTTHDLVRSRGFDAKPAPEEPIHSEHGRWGIAIGDVMGKGVPAGLIMTLTRGMLRSEALNQHSPARILKHLNRAMYADLENSHRFVTLFYSEYNPETRQLAYSNAAHTPPLLWKAQRREILRLDTWGMLVGLDAETEYEEDSVILEAGDTILYYTDGFTEASNPKGDRFDEENLIEAFKTACSRQADPNDILNAMFDAVWDFIGPHKSNDDDMTLVVLQKR
- a CDS encoding thioredoxin family protein; protein product: MNGTVIGAYAPDFELPGTNGTVHHLARYLDDYRAVVVVFFANGCPHSQTYVDRLKVLQQDVRDRQVKLVAINPNASESFESMKSLAREAALNFPYLRDVTQDVAQCFGAQVTPEVFLIDKSGLLCYRGRIDDCVESEAGVKQPYLQEAIEALLSDRPITPSQTEAEGCPIIWRSSSP
- a CDS encoding diguanylate cyclase; protein product: MTSPANSSSLTGEILVVDDTPANLTLLRQMLSARGYNVQVCRTGEVAIKSATLMQPDLILLDIRMPDLDGYEVCRWLKTNPDTAEIPVIFISVLETTDEKVAAFQVGGADYVTKPFQAEEVIARVEHQLLVRRQKAQLELEIQERELTEINLKTSRSLLASVLNSTLDCVSALHAIRDNEGHIIDFEWLLANAVAAKAAEATPDVIIGQRLLKFMPQYADVGLFDDLVRVVETGKILNRELCYQSDTLCGWFQAIAIKLDDGVTLTFRDITARKQMELALKASNVELQQQANLDGLTQVANRRRFDEYLQETWDYCLKHQQPLSLILGDVDRFKLFNDTYGHQAGDVCLQKVAQTLRSLVQYPDDLVARYGGEEFAIILPQTEAAGSIRVARRLRDAIRQIILYPEAEGEPTSVTISLGVSSLTPLAGLRPAALIEAADLALYRAKSEGRDRACWQLVRSLT
- the argH gene encoding argininosuccinate lyase, with protein sequence MNQPKTWSQRFESALDPIVAEFNASIGFDIELIEYDLTGSVAHAKMLAKVGIISPEEAETLVSGLEQIRQEYRQGTFNPGVDAEDVHFAVERRLTELVGDAGKKLHTARSRNDQVGTDTRLYLRDKIQTIRQNVRQFQRALLRLAEQNVETPIPGYTHLQRAQPLSLAHHLLAYFEMFQRDWERLGEVYERVNISPLGSGALAGTTFPIDRHYTAELLGFKQPYRNSLDGVSDRDFAIEFVNAASLIMVHLSRLSEEVILWASQEFNFIQLKDNCSTGSSIMPQKKNPDVPELVRGKTGRVFGHLQGLLVLMKALPLAYNKDLQEDKEALFDTVKTVQGCLQSMTVLFDSGLEFRTERLQTAVAEDFSNATDVADYLAAKGVPFREAYNLVGKVVRTSLAAGKLLKDLTLEEWQDLHPQFEADIYQAIAPKQVISARNSYGGTGFEQVRQALNTAQTLLEN
- a CDS encoding arginase family protein, whose translation is MTAEQMLQDTQTTVAEMVAAGKFVLALGGEHSITAGLVAGYRQVYGDEPFTVVQIDAHGDLRDVYEGSKYNHACVMHRILEMGLPSLPVGIQKYVSSGSRVDSTTADSRDLGP
- a CDS encoding arginase family protein, producing MSVTVNCEMVAFIGEEVDVGYDAARVVILPVPYEATTTYRQGCQDGPAALLNASDQLEYYDVELQREVCFEVGIHTHAPIADTRRAR
- the cobS gene encoding adenosylcobinamide-GDP ribazoletransferase, whose product is MAKGQFLWLNLRFWRRQRNAIAAAIAFYTCLPIPVTWTLEFEGIAKLAPFVGIFLGGLLGLVDWGFGALGMPVLTRSALIVGLAIALTGGLHLDGAIDTADGLAVPDPQKRLAAMQDSLVGAFGTMAAVMVLLLKTVALSELVGDRALVLMAVAGWGRWGQVVAIVRYPYLKASGKGAIHKASIESAVALIPGAIALLGLSLLQLWLGGDRWLVGVGMAFGGSAIAILTPAWFNRQLGGHTGDTYGAVVEWTEALLLCLLTALAAASSP